In Anabas testudineus chromosome 12, fAnaTes1.2, whole genome shotgun sequence, the genomic stretch TGAAATGTTGATTTACAACAGTAAACTAATGTAAATGTTGAGTATGAGTAGTACTGGCTGCTGTTACAGTTACATTCCACCAGATGGGAGCACCGGTCCACGCATGTCAGTGAAGCTTCCCATTCATCCAGGTCAGGTGACTGTATCTGGAGGTCATGGCAACTAAACTTACTTCCTTTTTCTTAGTTTCAAACTACTCATCCAAGCCAGTTCTTCAATCTGAGGCAACTGAAAAAGCTGCTCGGATGAGTATGGAAatgtttcgacctaacaagaaagaagtcctgCTGCTATGACTCCGCTTCCAGGTGCTCCATGTCCTCCATGGACTTGTAGCCAAATGTGTGAAGCATTTCCCCTCTCAATGCTAGAGACATTTCAGAAAAGCACAATGTCTTCagacacaaaatattttatttgaagcACTTAGTTCTTACTGATATACAATATCCAACATATTATGAGTTAGTCCACTCTATACCTGTGTAGCATTGCATTAAGTTTACTGTCAGCAGATCCAAAACCACCAAATCCATACAAAAATTCaccaaaagaaacacagaagccAGTcagcaaaatatttaaaaccacaTCCATTGTGTCCGAGTCACACTGACAGCTTGGAGACACTTGTACAAACGTTATCAAAAGCACTCTGTTCAATATATCAGCATTATCTTTCATACAAAAGCTCCCACCGCGTTACTAAAACAAACGACAGCTGTGCAATGTCTAAAGAaattctgattttaaaataattaggTAGGAATGTGCATTGATGCGAGAAGAACATGGTTAGTTAGTGTCATTAGACCAGAAACTGTGGCGTGTGGAACCTGACCGTGTTGGAATGAAGCACAGTAATATCCGATTTGAACCTGGTAACGAGTGAGCAGGGCTCTATGGCTGTTTCTCTGAGACACATACAGAGAAGATGAGACAAGAGGAGCAACTCTGTGTATTCAGAGCAGCTGGGTTTTATAAACCTTCTAGAAAGTGCCTGTTAGCAGCAAACATGAAGCCTTTCCGCTCCTAAAAACAGCTATTGCTTTACTGTTTGACTGTTGTCAAGAAGGCTCTCGATCCACAAACCtgttgaaaatacatttgtctgTTTAATAGGTTCATTACAGTCGGGCTGCATTACTTATATTATTTATCTTTGGTAAGTGTGCTAACTGTTAAACCTTTGTTTAAGCACTGTGAGaataataatctaaaaataaatgtaatttgtgtACGCTTTAATCATGACTTCATTTTCTGATTTGTGATGCAAAGAGATCTAAAGCTTTCAAGTGCTAAAGGTGAAACACGCAGATTTATTCCCCTGATCCACAACGGGTGCAACATCCTCTTTAAATTGTTTGCGGGTGGATCGTCTGTGTGGTTTACGATGTGTGCTGACGCTTTTTTGCCTGATCATTGTGTCAGAGTTAGTCAGAGTTAGTGCAGGATTAGACTTCTTCCAGTCAATTTCCACTCTGTCGCACAGCGTTACAGCAGAACACCTGTATATTCTGTTTCACTTGCATAGACCCAGTGCTGTGTCGTTCGTAGAGCACACTATAACTTCTTCCATCCTTTTTGCTTGAACAATTTTCaacaaaacacttgtttttgttaCCATTCAACTAGTTAATATGTTCTAAACTAGATCTATTCTAACTACAAAAGTGCACCAAACGTAACTGAACGCAGGAAATACACAGGATAATCTACAGTCACTTTCATTGTGCCGTTATCTACAGCCAGATACATGTATATTGTTGCATTCATTCAGCATAAAAAAagttattccttttttttttttaaggcttcACCCTGTAGACACGTTAAAATgccatgcaaatacacacattccATTGCAAGCAGGCGATGAGACACTGAGATAGAAAGCTGACATTGAAGAGCGTATATAGGGTCTTCTGCTCACTCCAGTTGTGCTGTGACGCATGTTTTATTCTGGATCAGAGACACACACTATGTAGCTTTGTCAGGCTTTTCAGGCAAAGtgagaacaaaaggaaaaagaaccCCTTTTGCATCGAGAGGCGCCCTCAGCGCCTCCTCGACGAAGTAGGCGTTCTCCTCCTCCACTACAAACTGGAGAGTCTGGGTTTTGTTCACACAGTAGATGCAGTTCCCGATGACAGCGCACCTGAAGGGTAAATGGCTCCCGAGCCTTTGCGACGCGCAGTCGTGCCACATCTTCACTATGGTGTTGTACTTGAACACGTTGATGCCCTGCTCGCGGTTGACGTCGAAGCGATAGATGAAGCTTTTGAAAGCCACCATGTCGGTGGACTTCTTCCTGCTGTTGTTGTACGGGCACTCCTGCCACTCGTCCCTCTTGGGGTCGTACTTAAGAAGGCGGTAGAAGAGGGAACCCCCGGAGACATACAGTTCCCCGCTGCAGGTGGTGGCTTCGTGGGCTACTGCGAAGGCTCCCTTGGGCAAGGGGGCCACCGTGGTCCAGCGGTCCATACGAGGGTCATATTTTTccactgtaaacaaacattcCCCTCCAATGGCATACAAGTAGCCGTCCATAGACACAAGCTTCAGCTGGGCACGGGCCTGGTTCAGAGGTCTGATCTCGGCCCAGCGGTTAGTTATGGGGTTGTAACAGAAGACCTTGTCTGAAACCTTGCCCTTGTCCCCATAGCCCTTTATCCCCCCTGCCACAAACAGGTAGTTATACATGGTGCAGATCCCACAGCCTTTAGTGTTTATGTCCTCAGGCATGGCAGTCAAAGGTCTCCAGTCATTTGCAGCTTCATTGAAATAGTAAATCATGTGGTTCTCCTCCAAAGACCCCACAGACAAGGGGCTCTGTGGCCGGCTGCCGCAGCGACTCGGCGGCAGGCTCCCAACCCGATCAAACACATCATTTATCTCTGCAACCATCAGAGCCTTCTTCCCGTCCGTTCTCTTCTTCAGGATCAGATCCCGTTCAGATCCCGTCAGACGCCCGTACACAGCGGGGTCTTTGAGGACCTGGAGGAAGTTGTCGCTCATGAACCCGTAGGCTGTTTCCTTCAGTTCACTCAGTCGCTGCTTTTTTGCGATGGTCAGAATCTCGTAGCAGTTCTCTGCAGTGATTTGTTCGGACATGGAGTCCATGGCCGCCTGGACAGCACAGGGGATCTGGAGGATTTTAGC encodes the following:
- the LOC113159625 gene encoding kelch repeat and BTB domain-containing protein 11, producing MNEGHRQGSGADVIFHAVNPDLVMPTDKDGSLCPGYVQGLLQEDQDFSSPVYEQEYLLDGRMMENNHIVHQRGNDFHLSNDKGALDRSPRSGSTVSSHIAGMQQNFASSQIHNGARAEVSYGADSPICLSSQSKQESDRSVLKPNLDCGDSSQEAGNTPSKNEPDLVIEVGGQTINAHKSVLAEKSDYFKARLSRDILKVKGVSYKTLSTLIDYVYTSQMNVGKDNVVDVITGAKILQIPCAVQAAMDSMSEQITAENCYEILTIAKKQRLSELKETAYGFMSDNFLQVLKDPAVYGRLTGSERDLILKKRTDGKKALMVAEINDVFDRVGSLPPSRCGSRPQSPLSVGSLEENHMIYYFNEAANDWRPLTAMPEDINTKGCGICTMYNYLFVAGGIKGYGDKGKVSDKVFCYNPITNRWAEIRPLNQARAQLKLVSMDGYLYAIGGECLFTVEKYDPRMDRWTTVAPLPKGAFAVAHEATTCSGELYVSGGSLFYRLLKYDPKRDEWQECPYNNSRKKSTDMVAFKSFIYRFDVNREQGINVFKYNTIVKMWHDCASQRLGSHLPFRCAVIGNCIYCVNKTQTLQFVVEEENAYFVEEALRAPLDAKGVLFPFVLTLPEKPDKAT